One stretch of Anolis carolinensis isolate JA03-04 chromosome 3, rAnoCar3.1.pri, whole genome shotgun sequence DNA includes these proteins:
- the sim2 gene encoding single-minded homolog 2 encodes MKEKSKNAAKTRREKENGEFYELAKLLPLPSAITSQLDKASIIRLTTSYLKMRAVFPEGLGDAWGQPSRLGPLDNVAKELGSHLLQTLDGFVFVVASDGKIMYISETASVHLGLSQVELTGNSIYEYIHPSDHDEMTAVLTAHQPLHPHLLQEYEIERSFFLRMKCVLAKRNAGLTCSGYKVIHCSGYLKIRQYMLDMSLYDTCYQIVGLVAVGQSLPPSAITEIKLHSNMFMFRASLDLKLIFLDSRVTELTGYEPQDLIEKTLYHHVHGCDVFHLRYAHHLLLVKGQVTTKYYRLLSKNGGWVWIQSYATIVHNSRSSRPHCIVSVNYVLTDIEYKELPLSLDQVTISKSQFSCRNSVSTSQETRKATKPKSNKMKTKLRTTPYPQQQYSSFQTDKLECSQVGSWRSSSTANSATVQEQAFHSENSELLYTPSYSLPFPYHYGPFPVDPHVFSSKKQMLPSKFGQTQGTPCEVARFFLSTLQTSGECQWHYANSLIPGSQSPSKSPSDQSASNVRHNLLPGYEVPLSHRRYSQEEGISDSFSSCPTLTPSNRYKEEIYDSSIIKHSKMESRIYPAHHHLIKEENKLAFNREVQDKNVNEKPFSNSLTNSFLSKSECFQAKSIGPLSHLLPVPTVYEQTRRMCTKEPKYEHVAHHSSNMGELAADNRMPVKLDQDSEHDHTVDMRHTGQVPFVLLNYHRVLAKHGTFQTSSCTATEHRAETYGHSSEEVNMFYKNQSPSSASSPETHKEPALPHYIGTSVIIANGR; translated from the exons GTCTTGGAGATGCCTGGGGACAGCCGAGTCGGTTAGGCCCCTTGGATAATGTGGCCAAGGAGCTGGGCTCGCATTTGCTTCAG ACTCTGGATGGATTTGTTTTTGTGGTAGCATCTGATGGCAAAATAATGTATATCTCAGAAACAGCTTCTGTCCATCTAGGTTTATCTCAG GTGGAACTCACTGGTAATAGTATTTATGAATACATACACCCATCAGACCATGATGAAATGACAGCAGTGCTAACAGCTCATCAACCTCTTCATCCTCATCTTTTGCAAG AGTATGAAAtagaaagatctttttttctgcgCATGAAATGTGTCTTGGCCAAGAGGAATGCAGGACTGACATGCAGTGGTTACAAG GTGATCCACTGCAGCGGCTATTTGAAGATACGACAGTACATGTTGGATATGTCTTTGTACGATACCTGTTACCAAATTGTTGGTCTGGTTGCTGTAGGTCAATCATTACCTCCCAGTGCAATCACCGAGATAAAGCTTCATAGTAATATGTTTATGTTCAGAGCAAGCCTGGACCTAAAACTAATATTTCTGGATTCTAG aGTGACTGAATTGACTGGATATGAGCCACAGGACCTGATAGAGAAAACTCTCTACCACCATGTACACGGATGTGATGTATTTCATTTACGATACGCTCACCATCTCT TGTTGGTGAAAGGACAAGTCACAACCAAGTACTATCGATTGCTATCAAAGAATGGTGGCTGGGTTTGGATCCAGAGTTATGCCACCATTGTCCACAACAGCCGTTCATCACGACCTCACTGCATCGTGAGTGTCAATTATGTACTAAC agATATAGAATATAAGGAACTTCCATTATCATTGGACCAGGTCACAATTTCTAAATCACAGTTCTCATGTAGAAACTCAGTATCTACCTCACAAGAAACAAGAAAAGCAACAAAACCTAAAAGTAATAAAATGAAGACAAAACTCAGAACAACTCCATATCCACAGCAG CAATACAGCTCCTTCCAGACAGACAAACTGGAATGTAGCCAGGTTGGAAGCTGGAGATCCAGCTCCACAGCAAATTCTGCCACTGTCCAAGAACAAGCCTTCCATTCAGAAAACAGCGAACTTTTATATACTCCATCGTACAGCTTACCATTCCCTTACCATTATGGACCCTTCCCCGTAGACCCTCATGTATTCAGTAGCAAAAAACAAATGCTGCCTTCTAAATTTGGGCAGACTCAAGGAACACCTTGCGAAGTAGCTCGGTTTTTCTTAAGTACATTACAGACAAGTGGAGAGTGCCAATGGCACTATGCCAATTCTCTTATACCAGGCAGCCAATCGCCATCTAAAAGCCCTTCTGATCAATCAGCAAGCAACGTACGCCACAATCTCTTACCAGGCTATGAAG TGCCGCTGTCACACAGACGATACAGCCAAGAAGAAGGTATATctgacagtttctcaagttgtccCACACTAACACCAAGTAATCGATACAAGGAAGAGATCTATGATTCCAGCATTATAAAACATAGCAAAATGGAAAGCAGAATATATCCAGCACATCACCATCTGATCAAAGAAGAAAATAAGCTAGCTTTCAACAGAGAAGTACAAGACAAAAATGTCAATGAAAAgcccttttcaaactcattaacTAACTCTTTTTTGTCCAAATCAGAATGTTTCCAAGCTAAATCTATTGGACCATTAAGCCATCTTCTCCCAGTTCCAACAGTTTATGAACAAACAAGAAGAATGTGTACAAAAGAGCCCAAATATGAGCATGTTGCCCATCACTCTTCAAATATGGGTGAGCTGGCAGCAGACAATAGAATGCCAGTTAAGCTTGACCAAGACTCTGAACATGATCACACAGTTGATATGAGGCACACAGGACAAGTCCCATTTGTTCTTCTGAACTACCACCGGGTTTTGGCCAAACATGGCACATTTCAAACATCCTCGTGCACTGCCACAGAACACAGAGCAGAAACTTACGGACACAGTTCTGAAGAAGTAAATATGTTTTACAAAAACCAAAGTCCCTCATCTGCCTCTTCCCCTGAGACTCACAAGGAACCTGCACTTCCTCATTATATTGGAACTTCTGTAATAATAGCCAATGGAAGGTGA